A window from Mycobacterium saskatchewanense encodes these proteins:
- a CDS encoding enoyl-CoA hydratase/isomerase family protein, protein MVVLEFEDGLAVLTIDRPHARNAIALDTMGQLEEALTAAAGARALVITGAGDRAFVSGGDLKELSALRTEEDAAAMAKRMRSVCDQLASFPAPVIAALNGHALGGGAEVAVAADIRVAADDVRIAFNQVQLEIMPAWGGAERLAALVGKSKALLLAGTGTAVDAVEAERIGLVDKVFPRASFDEGWRSIAALLARRPVAEIKRVINGVSPDEAIASFARLWVADAHWQAAERVMNRTTSPRPAAGGAT, encoded by the coding sequence ATGGTGGTTCTGGAGTTCGAGGACGGGTTGGCGGTGCTGACGATCGACCGCCCCCACGCGCGCAACGCCATTGCGCTCGACACCATGGGCCAGCTGGAGGAGGCGCTCACCGCGGCGGCCGGCGCCCGGGCGTTGGTCATCACGGGCGCGGGCGACCGCGCGTTCGTCTCGGGTGGTGACCTCAAGGAGCTCAGCGCGCTGCGCACCGAGGAGGACGCCGCCGCCATGGCAAAGCGGATGCGCTCGGTCTGCGACCAGTTGGCGTCCTTCCCCGCGCCGGTGATCGCCGCACTGAACGGCCACGCCTTGGGCGGCGGCGCCGAGGTCGCTGTCGCCGCCGACATCAGGGTGGCGGCCGACGACGTGCGAATCGCCTTCAATCAGGTCCAGTTGGAGATCATGCCGGCCTGGGGCGGGGCCGAACGCCTGGCCGCGCTCGTCGGGAAGAGCAAGGCATTGCTGTTGGCGGGTACCGGGACCGCCGTAGACGCCGTCGAGGCGGAGCGGATCGGGTTGGTGGACAAGGTGTTTCCGCGCGCCTCCTTCGACGAGGGCTGGCGATCGATCGCCGCATTGCTGGCGCGGCGGCCCGTCGCGGAGATAAAACGCGTAATCAACGGAGTTTCCCCGGACGAGGCGATAGCATCCTTTGCACGGCTTTGGGTTGCCGACGCCCACTGGCAGGCCGCAGAGCGGGTCATGAACCGCACCACCAGTCCGCGCCCGGCAGCTGGAGGAGCGACATGA
- a CDS encoding SRPBCC family protein — MAVKASREFVVDAPPEKVMEALTDVAVLSAWSPLHKQVEVIDRYPDGRPHHVKATIKILGLVDKEILEYHWGPDWVVYDAQGTAQQHGQHVEYTLKPEGLDKTRVRFDLTVEPAGPIPQFIVRRASENVLDAAMEGLRELVTGVGDSGEQS, encoded by the coding sequence GTGGCCGTAAAAGCATCACGAGAATTCGTCGTCGACGCGCCGCCGGAGAAGGTCATGGAGGCGCTGACGGACGTGGCTGTCCTGTCCGCGTGGTCGCCGCTGCACAAGCAGGTGGAAGTGATCGACCGCTATCCCGACGGGCGGCCGCACCACGTCAAAGCGACGATCAAGATCCTGGGACTCGTCGACAAGGAAATCCTCGAATATCACTGGGGCCCCGACTGGGTGGTCTACGACGCCCAGGGGACCGCCCAGCAGCATGGCCAGCACGTCGAGTACACCCTGAAGCCCGAGGGGCTCGACAAGACCCGGGTGCGGTTCGACCTCACGGTCGAACCAGCCGGGCCCATACCGCAGTTCATCGTCCGGCGGGCGAGCGAGAACGTCCTGGACGCGGCGATGGAGGGTCTGCGCGAATTGGTGACCGGTGTCGGGGATTCCGGCGAGCAGTCGTAG
- a CDS encoding SRPBCC family protein, producing MAIKESRDIVIEAGPEEILDVIADFEAMPDWSEPHQSAEVLETGDDGRPSKVRMKVKVAGITDEQVVAYTWGDNVVSWTLVSSSQQKAQDGKYTLVPKGSETLVKFELVADPNVPLPGFVLKRAVKGTIDSATKALRERVLTVKKGK from the coding sequence ATGGCAATCAAAGAATCCCGCGACATCGTCATCGAAGCCGGACCCGAGGAGATTCTGGACGTCATCGCCGATTTCGAGGCGATGCCGGACTGGTCCGAGCCGCACCAGAGCGCGGAGGTCCTGGAGACCGGGGACGATGGTCGGCCCAGCAAGGTGCGGATGAAGGTCAAGGTTGCCGGCATCACCGACGAGCAGGTGGTGGCGTACACCTGGGGCGACAACGTGGTGAGCTGGACGCTGGTCAGCTCCTCGCAGCAGAAGGCGCAGGACGGCAAGTACACCCTGGTGCCGAAAGGCTCCGAGACGCTCGTCAAATTCGAGCTCGTCGCGGACCCCAACGTGCCGCTGCCCGGCTTCGTGCTCAAGCGCGCCGTCAAGGGAACGATCGATTCGGCGACCAAGGCGCTGCGCGAGCGGGTGCTCACGGTGAAGAAGGGCAAGTAG
- a CDS encoding CaiB/BaiF CoA transferase family protein yields the protein MGDRGPLAGVKVIELGGIGPGPHAGMVLADLGADVVRVRRPGGVVMPAEDRDLLHRGKRIVDLDVKARPQTLVDLAAKADVLLDCFRPGTCERLGIGPDDCAAVNPRLIFARVTGWGQDGPLASTAGHDINYLSSTGALSAMGYADRPPTPPLNLVADFGGGSMLVLVGIVAALYERERSGRGQVIDAAMVDGVSLLSQMMWTMKSTGALRDRRESFLLDGGTPFYRCYETSDGRYVAVGAIEPQFFAALLRGLELSPDEVPNQLDTGSYARMRDTFAERFAGRTRDAWVRTFAGTDACVTPVLTWGEAATDGHLRARATVITAHGADQAAPAPRFSRTPAGPVGPPPAATTPLTEINW from the coding sequence GTGGGCGACCGTGGCCCGCTGGCCGGGGTGAAGGTGATCGAACTCGGCGGCATCGGGCCCGGGCCGCACGCCGGGATGGTGCTTGCCGACCTGGGGGCCGACGTGGTGCGGGTGCGCCGACCCGGCGGCGTGGTTATGCCGGCCGAGGACCGCGACCTGCTGCACCGCGGCAAGCGGATCGTCGACCTGGACGTCAAGGCGCGGCCCCAGACGCTGGTGGACCTCGCCGCCAAAGCCGACGTGCTGCTCGACTGCTTCCGGCCCGGCACCTGCGAACGACTCGGCATCGGGCCGGACGACTGCGCGGCGGTCAACCCGCGGCTGATTTTCGCGCGGGTCACCGGCTGGGGACAGGACGGTCCGCTTGCATCCACGGCGGGCCATGACATCAACTACCTGTCGAGCACCGGCGCGCTGTCAGCAATGGGCTACGCCGACCGGCCGCCGACACCGCCGCTCAATCTCGTCGCCGACTTCGGCGGCGGTTCGATGCTGGTGCTGGTGGGCATCGTCGCGGCCCTGTACGAGCGGGAGCGCTCGGGCCGGGGCCAGGTGATCGATGCGGCGATGGTGGACGGCGTCAGCCTGCTCTCCCAGATGATGTGGACGATGAAGTCGACCGGTGCGCTGCGCGACCGGCGTGAATCCTTCCTGCTCGACGGGGGTACCCCCTTCTACCGCTGCTACGAGACATCCGACGGCAGGTATGTGGCGGTGGGCGCCATCGAGCCGCAGTTCTTCGCCGCGTTGTTGCGCGGGCTGGAACTGTCGCCCGACGAGGTCCCGAACCAACTCGACACCGGTTCGTACGCGCGGATGCGCGACACCTTCGCCGAACGATTCGCCGGCCGCACCCGTGACGCGTGGGTGCGGACCTTCGCGGGCACCGATGCGTGCGTCACGCCGGTGTTGACGTGGGGTGAGGCCGCCACCGACGGCCACTTGCGGGCGCGCGCGACGGTGATCACCGCCCACGGCGCCGACCAGGCCGCGCCCGCCCCGCGCTTCTCGCGCACACCGGCCGGACCCGTCGGGCCCCCACCCGCGGCCACCACACCCCTCACCGAGATCAATTGGTAG
- a CDS encoding lipoprotein LpqH has translation MPHRVTVAAVSVFALIGIAACSPKPQTQLSSTASVTVDGNDANMNVVKCTQQEWYRTIDIGGDFAGAKVVIDQRTDPLVAESVRIQNLGGFTGMYSLHDGGGASMSLSGDKFTITGTANGHKSDKPAEPASATFKIVATC, from the coding sequence ATGCCCCATCGCGTCACGGTGGCGGCCGTCTCAGTGTTCGCTCTGATCGGCATCGCCGCCTGCAGTCCGAAGCCGCAAACTCAGCTTTCCAGCACGGCATCGGTGACTGTCGACGGCAACGACGCGAACATGAACGTCGTCAAGTGCACCCAGCAGGAGTGGTACCGGACCATCGACATCGGCGGGGACTTCGCCGGGGCCAAGGTGGTCATCGACCAGCGAACCGATCCCCTGGTCGCCGAGTCGGTGCGCATCCAGAATCTGGGCGGCTTCACCGGCATGTACTCGCTGCACGACGGTGGTGGCGCCAGCATGAGCCTCAGCGGGGACAAGTTCACGATCACTGGGACCGCCAACGGCCACAAGAGCGACAAGCCCGCGGAACCGGCCAGCGCCACCTTCAAGATCGTCGCCACCTGCTGA
- a CDS encoding (2Fe-2S)-binding protein, whose product MFVCLCNGVTSQTVTEVVAAGASTTKDVALACGAGAECGRCRRTIQAILRSPERTTRPV is encoded by the coding sequence ATGTTCGTGTGCCTGTGCAATGGAGTCACCAGCCAGACTGTGACGGAGGTCGTCGCAGCCGGGGCGTCGACGACCAAGGATGTGGCCCTGGCGTGCGGTGCGGGCGCCGAATGCGGGCGCTGCCGGCGGACCATCCAGGCGATCCTGCGATCGCCGGAACGGACCACGCGCCCCGTCTGA
- a CDS encoding alpha-keto acid decarboxylase family protein codes for MHVTDAHLNSWSDDPVYTVGDYLLDRLAELGVTEIFGVPGDYNLAFLDHIVAHPAIRWVGSANELNAGYAADGYGRLRGMSAVVTTFGVGELSAANAIAGSYAEHVPVVHIVGGPSKDAQGTRRALHHSLGDGDFEHFFRVSREFTCAQANLMPATARREIDRVLSEVREQKRPGYILLSTDVARFPTERPAEPLPHYPGGTSPRALALFVEAATELIGDHRLTVLADLLVHRLHAVKELEALLAADVVPHATLMWGKSLLDESSPDFLGIYAGSASAEWVRTAIEEAPVLVTAGVVFTDMVSGFFSQRIDPARTIDVGQYQSSVAGEVFAPLEMGAALEALATILARRGISSPPVAAPPADPPPPPPARDQPLTQRMLWDRLCVALTPGNVVLADQGTSFYGMADHRLPQGVTFIGQPLWGSIGYTLPAAVGAAVAHPDRRTVLLIGDGAAQLTIQELGTFSREGLSPVIVVVNNDGYTVERAIHGKTAPYNDIVAWCWTDIPHALGVSDHLVFRARTYGELDDALTEAAEHRDRMVFVEVVLPRLEIPHLLGQLVGPMAPVGDSDG; via the coding sequence ATGCATGTGACTGATGCCCATCTGAATTCGTGGTCGGACGACCCCGTCTACACCGTCGGTGACTACCTCCTGGACCGCCTGGCCGAACTCGGCGTCACCGAGATCTTCGGCGTTCCCGGCGACTACAACCTGGCATTCTTGGACCATATCGTCGCCCATCCGGCCATCCGCTGGGTCGGCAGCGCCAACGAGCTCAACGCGGGCTATGCCGCCGACGGCTACGGCCGACTGCGCGGAATGTCGGCCGTGGTAACCACTTTCGGAGTGGGTGAACTGTCAGCGGCCAACGCGATCGCGGGCAGCTACGCCGAACATGTGCCCGTGGTGCACATCGTGGGAGGCCCGTCGAAAGACGCGCAGGGCACCCGGCGGGCGCTGCACCACTCGCTCGGTGACGGGGACTTCGAACACTTCTTTCGGGTCAGTCGCGAATTCACCTGCGCGCAGGCCAATCTGATGCCGGCCACGGCGCGCCGGGAAATCGACCGGGTGCTCAGCGAGGTCCGCGAGCAGAAGCGGCCCGGCTACATCCTGTTGTCCACCGACGTGGCCCGGTTCCCCACCGAACGGCCCGCGGAGCCGCTGCCCCACTATCCCGGCGGCACCAGCCCGCGGGCGCTCGCGCTGTTCGTCGAGGCAGCCACCGAACTCATCGGCGACCACCGGTTGACCGTGCTCGCCGACCTGCTGGTTCATCGCCTGCACGCCGTCAAGGAACTGGAGGCACTGCTGGCGGCCGACGTGGTGCCGCACGCCACGCTGATGTGGGGGAAGAGCCTGCTCGACGAGAGCTCGCCCGATTTTCTGGGCATTTACGCGGGTTCGGCGAGCGCCGAATGGGTGCGCACCGCCATCGAGGAGGCGCCCGTGCTGGTGACGGCGGGGGTGGTGTTCACCGACATGGTCAGCGGTTTCTTCAGCCAGCGGATCGATCCCGCGCGAACCATCGACGTGGGGCAGTACCAGAGCAGCGTGGCCGGCGAAGTGTTCGCGCCACTGGAGATGGGCGCCGCCCTCGAGGCGCTGGCCACCATCCTGGCCCGGCGCGGAATCAGTTCGCCGCCCGTCGCGGCGCCGCCCGCCGATCCTCCGCCGCCTCCCCCGGCGCGTGACCAGCCGCTCACCCAACGGATGCTGTGGGACCGGCTTTGCGTGGCGCTCACGCCGGGCAACGTGGTGCTTGCCGACCAGGGCACCTCTTTCTACGGCATGGCCGACCACCGGCTGCCGCAAGGGGTTACCTTCATCGGCCAACCGCTCTGGGGCTCAATCGGTTACACGCTGCCCGCGGCGGTGGGTGCCGCGGTGGCCCACCCGGACCGCAGGACCGTGCTGCTGATCGGCGACGGCGCCGCACAGCTCACCATCCAGGAACTCGGCACCTTCTCCAGGGAAGGGCTGTCGCCCGTCATCGTGGTCGTCAACAACGACGGCTACACCGTCGAGCGGGCGATCCACGGCAAGACGGCGCCCTACAACGACATCGTCGCCTGGTGTTGGACCGATATCCCACACGCGCTGGGGGTCAGCGATCACCTGGTGTTCCGGGCGCGGACCTACGGCGAGCTCGACGATGCGCTGACCGAGGCCGCCGAGCACCGCGACCGCATGGTCTTCGTCGAGGTGGTGTTGCCGCGGCTGGAGATCCCGCATCTGCTCGGCCAACTCGTCGGGCCCATGGCGCCCGTCGGCGACAGCGACGGCTGA
- a CDS encoding fatty-acid--CoA ligase, with amino-acid sequence MTNEIHSMVIASDYRVPDPTRVWPLLERNKSALADIGAHHVLVYTSTHDHRRVLVMIGVHSREPIVELLRSRVFFDWFDAAGVEDIPAVFAGEIIDRFVAEPLATSGAPGVVVAAIARVDDVSALVTEVRSAMDRFTAAGIRKTWVFHAFDDEDEVLILQEFADEDSARNWIDHPDAAAEWMSGAGVGAYPPLFVGRFFDMMRIEAD; translated from the coding sequence ATGACGAACGAGATCCACTCGATGGTCATCGCGTCGGACTACCGCGTCCCGGACCCCACGCGGGTGTGGCCGCTGCTCGAGCGCAACAAGTCGGCCCTCGCCGACATCGGCGCCCACCATGTCCTCGTCTACACCTCGACGCACGACCACCGCCGCGTGCTGGTGATGATCGGCGTCCACAGCCGGGAGCCGATCGTCGAGTTACTCCGCTCTCGGGTCTTCTTCGATTGGTTCGACGCCGCCGGCGTGGAAGACATCCCCGCGGTCTTCGCGGGCGAGATCATCGACCGATTCGTCGCCGAGCCTCTGGCGACTTCCGGGGCGCCGGGGGTCGTGGTGGCCGCGATCGCCAGAGTTGACGACGTCTCCGCCCTGGTCACCGAGGTCCGTTCGGCGATGGACAGGTTCACCGCGGCGGGAATCCGCAAGACGTGGGTGTTCCACGCCTTCGACGACGAGGACGAGGTGTTGATCCTGCAGGAGTTCGCCGACGAGGACAGCGCGCGGAACTGGATCGACCATCCCGACGCCGCCGCCGAATGGATGTCCGGCGCTGGGGTGGGTGCCTATCCGCCACTTTTCGTCGGCCGGTTCTTCGACATGATGCGTATCGAGGCGGATTGA
- a CDS encoding SRPBCC family protein encodes MAVQASSEIVIDAPPEVIMEALADMDAVPFWSSVHKRVEVVDKHPDGRPHHVKVTIAVTGIHDTEMLEYHWGPDWMVWDAAKTAQQHGQHGEYNLTREGDEKTRVRFTITVEPSAPLPEFWVSRARKKILHSALEGLRDRVMGTEGGPVT; translated from the coding sequence GTGGCCGTACAAGCTTCGTCCGAGATCGTGATCGACGCGCCCCCGGAAGTGATCATGGAGGCGCTCGCCGACATGGACGCCGTGCCATTCTGGTCGTCGGTCCACAAGCGGGTCGAAGTGGTCGACAAGCACCCCGACGGGCGGCCGCACCACGTCAAGGTCACCATCGCGGTGACGGGCATCCACGACACCGAAATGCTCGAATATCACTGGGGCCCCGACTGGATGGTGTGGGATGCCGCGAAGACCGCGCAACAGCACGGTCAGCACGGTGAGTACAACCTGACCCGCGAGGGCGACGAGAAGACCCGGGTGCGGTTCACCATCACGGTCGAACCGTCGGCGCCGCTGCCCGAATTCTGGGTCAGCCGGGCCCGCAAGAAGATCCTGCACTCGGCGCTGGAGGGGCTCCGCGATCGCGTCATGGGCACCGAGGGCGGACCGGTCACATAG
- a CDS encoding amidohydrolase family protein: MGQLSHREDVPFPLFDADNHLYEPPEALTKFLPKEYKDYVQYVQINGRTKIALRGVISNYIPNPTFEVVARPGAWEEYFKYGNPEGKTKRELFGEPMRAIPAFFEPGPRLEKMNELGLDRTLMFPTLASLIEERLRDDPIAIHVLIHALNQWLDEVWGFNYQNRIFTTPVITLPIVEKAIEELEWVVERGARCILIRPAPVPGFRGPRSFALPEFDPFWERVVEYDVLVGMHSSDSGYSRYTSEWDGADQEMLPFQTNAMGILNEWRPIQDAVGSWVIHGALYRHPKLKVAIVEAGSKWMTPLLDGLAEVFRKAPEAFPSDPVETVKNRIYVSPFFEEGIDDLISLVGVDQVLYGSDWPHPEGLAEPTYYINALSHLPIDDQAKIMGGNLGRLVTV; encoded by the coding sequence ATGGGGCAGCTGTCGCATCGGGAAGACGTCCCCTTCCCGCTCTTTGACGCGGATAACCACCTCTACGAGCCGCCGGAGGCGCTGACCAAGTTCCTGCCCAAGGAGTACAAGGACTACGTCCAGTACGTCCAGATCAACGGGCGCACCAAGATTGCTCTCCGTGGCGTGATCAGCAACTACATTCCCAACCCGACCTTCGAGGTCGTCGCACGGCCGGGCGCCTGGGAGGAGTACTTCAAGTACGGCAACCCGGAGGGCAAGACCAAACGCGAACTGTTCGGTGAGCCGATGCGCGCGATTCCGGCGTTCTTCGAGCCCGGCCCGCGCCTGGAAAAGATGAACGAACTGGGCCTGGACCGCACCCTGATGTTCCCGACGCTCGCCAGCCTGATCGAGGAGCGGTTGCGCGACGACCCGATCGCCATCCACGTCCTGATCCACGCGCTGAACCAATGGCTCGACGAGGTCTGGGGTTTCAACTACCAGAACCGCATCTTCACCACCCCGGTCATCACCCTGCCGATCGTCGAGAAGGCGATCGAGGAGCTGGAGTGGGTGGTCGAGCGCGGCGCGCGGTGCATTCTGATCCGCCCGGCGCCGGTTCCCGGTTTCCGCGGGCCCCGGTCGTTCGCGCTGCCCGAGTTCGACCCGTTCTGGGAACGGGTCGTCGAGTACGACGTGCTGGTCGGCATGCACTCGTCCGACAGCGGCTACTCCCGGTACACCTCCGAGTGGGACGGTGCCGACCAGGAGATGCTGCCGTTCCAGACCAATGCGATGGGCATTCTCAACGAGTGGCGGCCGATCCAGGACGCGGTGGGCTCGTGGGTGATCCACGGCGCGCTCTACCGCCACCCCAAGCTGAAGGTCGCGATCGTCGAGGCCGGATCGAAGTGGATGACCCCGCTGCTGGACGGCCTGGCCGAGGTTTTCCGGAAGGCTCCCGAGGCCTTCCCCAGCGACCCCGTCGAGACCGTCAAGAACCGGATCTACGTGAGCCCGTTCTTCGAGGAGGGTATCGACGATCTGATCAGCCTCGTCGGCGTGGACCAGGTGCTGTACGGCTCGGACTGGCCGCACCCGGAGGGGCTCGCGGAGCCGACCTACTACATCAACGCGCTGTCGCACCTGCCGATCGACGACCAGGCGAAGATCATGGGCGGAAACCTCGGCCGGCTCGTCACCGTGTGA
- a CDS encoding pyridoxal phosphate-dependent aminotransferase: MTVSRLRPYATTVFAEMSALASRVGAVNLGQGFPDEDGPPAMLKAAQDAIAAGVNQYPPGIGVASLREAIAEQRRRHFGVQYDPDTEVLVTVGATEAIAAAVSGLVEPGSEVLLIEPFYDSYSPVVAMACSQRVAVPLVPDGRGFAVDIDALRRAVTSRTRALIVNSPHNPTGTVLSEAELAAIAEIAVAADLLVITDEVYEHLVYDGHRHLPLAAFDGMAERTITISSAAKMFNCTGWKIGWACGPANLIAGVRAAKQYLSYVGGAPFQPAVALALDTEDAWVAGLRRSLRVRRDRLAEGLTEIGFEVHHSNGSYFLCADPRPLGYDDSTAFCAALPERVGVAAIPLSAFCDPDGPHVTAWNHLVRFTFCKRDDTLDEALGRLAALRR, from the coding sequence ATGACGGTGTCGAGACTGCGGCCGTATGCGACCACCGTGTTCGCCGAGATGTCGGCCCTGGCATCGCGGGTCGGCGCGGTGAACCTCGGCCAGGGCTTTCCCGACGAGGACGGCCCGCCCGCGATGCTCAAGGCCGCCCAGGACGCCATCGCCGCCGGAGTCAACCAGTACCCGCCGGGCATCGGTGTGGCCTCGCTGCGGGAGGCCATCGCCGAGCAACGGCGACGGCACTTCGGCGTTCAGTACGACCCGGACACCGAGGTGCTCGTGACGGTGGGCGCCACCGAGGCGATCGCCGCGGCGGTCAGCGGCCTGGTCGAACCGGGTTCGGAGGTGCTGCTGATCGAGCCCTTCTACGACTCGTACTCACCCGTGGTGGCGATGGCCTGTTCGCAACGGGTGGCCGTTCCGCTCGTGCCCGATGGACGCGGCTTCGCCGTGGACATCGACGCGCTGCGGCGCGCGGTGACGTCCCGGACCCGCGCGCTGATCGTCAACTCGCCGCACAACCCGACCGGGACGGTGCTGAGCGAAGCCGAACTGGCGGCGATCGCGGAGATCGCGGTCGCCGCCGACCTGCTGGTGATCACCGACGAGGTGTACGAGCACCTGGTGTATGACGGCCACCGGCACCTGCCGCTGGCAGCCTTCGACGGCATGGCCGAGCGCACGATAACGATCTCCAGCGCGGCCAAGATGTTCAACTGCACAGGCTGGAAGATCGGATGGGCCTGTGGCCCTGCGAATCTCATTGCTGGGGTGCGCGCGGCCAAGCAGTACCTGAGCTATGTCGGCGGCGCCCCGTTCCAGCCCGCGGTTGCGCTCGCGCTGGACACCGAGGACGCCTGGGTGGCGGGGCTGCGCCGCTCGCTGCGGGTCCGGCGCGACCGGTTGGCCGAGGGTCTCACCGAAATCGGCTTCGAGGTTCACCACAGCAACGGCAGTTACTTCCTGTGCGCGGACCCGCGGCCTCTGGGATACGACGACAGCACCGCGTTTTGTGCGGCGTTGCCGGAGCGGGTCGGGGTGGCCGCCATCCCACTGTCGGCGTTCTGTGACCCGGACGGCCCGCACGTCACAGCGTGGAATCATTTGGTGCGCTTCACCTTCTGCAAGCGCGACGACACCCTTGACGAGGCACTCGGCCGACTGGCCGCGCTGCGCCGGTAA
- a CDS encoding twin-arginine translocation pathway signal translates to MPGRPKRMAAWVKKRTSGKILAAALACLVVASLALLGATYWFFYRQDSATDTAVAKSAINAASEGTVAVLSYSPDTLDRDFSSAKSHLTGDFLSYYDQFTQQIVAPAAKQKSVKTTAVVLRAAVSDLRPDSAVVLLFVNQSTQSKDRPEPTFTSSSVSVRLTKADGKWLISSFNPV, encoded by the coding sequence ATGCCCGGTCGGCCGAAGCGCATGGCCGCGTGGGTGAAGAAGCGGACGTCCGGAAAGATTCTCGCGGCCGCGCTGGCATGCCTCGTTGTCGCTTCGCTGGCCTTACTGGGCGCCACGTACTGGTTCTTCTACCGGCAGGACAGCGCGACGGATACCGCGGTGGCGAAGTCGGCGATCAACGCCGCCAGTGAGGGAACCGTGGCGGTGCTCTCGTATTCCCCCGACACCCTCGACCGCGACTTCTCTTCCGCGAAGTCCCATCTGACCGGCGACTTCCTGTCCTACTACGACCAATTCACTCAGCAGATCGTCGCCCCGGCCGCCAAGCAGAAGTCGGTCAAGACCACCGCGGTGGTGCTGCGCGCCGCCGTGTCCGATCTGCGCCCGGATTCGGCCGTCGTCCTCTTGTTCGTCAACCAGAGCACGCAGAGCAAGGATCGGCCGGAGCCGACGTTCACCTCCAGCAGCGTATCTGTCAGGTTGACGAAAGCCGATGGCAAATGGCTCATTTCGTCGTTCAACCCGGTGTAA
- a CDS encoding FadD3 family acyl-CoA ligase — protein sequence MTACLWQTIPEMVSSAADRFGDAEAVVDGPLRLTFTEIVERIRCAAGAFADFGVGKGDRVAVWAPNSAEWIVAAFGLLTAGGVLVPVNTRFKADEAGDIIRRSGAKAVLVQQGFLGQRYSAPAGVPVIDLKSSFLSGGSPFERVVNGTDTSDIIFTSGTTGRPKGAMMHHRQTLRMYEEWATLADLRQGDRYLMINPYFHTFGLKAGLIASFLRGATMLPVAVFDLAAVVNIVERERVTMLPGPPTLYHSLLTVGDKDRLSTLRAAVTGAADIPVELVRRIHGELPFQTLMTGYGLTEAGNVTLSRPGDSFEDVATTAGLPCDGVEVRVAEDGEVLVRGYGVMQGYLDDPAATARAIDADGWLHTGDLGSLDWSGRLRINGRKKDMYIVGGFNAYPAEIEGFLLSHPAVAQAAVIGVPDERLGQVGKAFVVAKDAVSAEELIAWCRERMAGFKVPRSVQFLEALPLNATGKVVKDLLR from the coding sequence GTGACAGCCTGCCTATGGCAGACCATCCCCGAGATGGTCTCGAGCGCGGCGGACCGCTTCGGTGACGCGGAAGCGGTCGTAGACGGTCCGCTGCGCCTCACTTTCACCGAGATCGTCGAGCGAATACGTTGCGCGGCAGGCGCATTCGCCGACTTCGGCGTCGGCAAGGGCGATCGGGTGGCGGTCTGGGCGCCCAACTCGGCGGAGTGGATCGTCGCGGCGTTCGGCCTGCTGACCGCCGGCGGTGTGCTCGTGCCGGTCAACACCCGCTTCAAGGCCGACGAGGCAGGTGACATCATCCGCCGCAGCGGGGCCAAGGCCGTTCTGGTCCAACAAGGGTTCCTGGGCCAGCGCTACTCCGCACCCGCCGGGGTGCCGGTCATCGATCTGAAGTCCAGCTTCCTCTCCGGCGGTTCGCCGTTCGAGCGGGTGGTCAACGGAACCGACACCTCGGACATCATCTTCACCTCCGGAACCACCGGTCGCCCGAAGGGCGCGATGATGCATCACCGGCAAACGCTGCGGATGTACGAGGAGTGGGCGACGCTCGCGGACCTGCGCCAGGGCGACCGCTACCTGATGATCAACCCGTACTTCCACACCTTCGGCCTGAAGGCGGGACTGATCGCGTCCTTTCTGCGTGGCGCGACCATGCTGCCGGTCGCGGTGTTCGACCTTGCGGCTGTGGTGAATATCGTTGAACGGGAACGGGTTACGATGCTACCCGGACCACCGACCCTGTACCACTCGTTGCTGACGGTCGGTGACAAGGACAGGCTGTCGACCCTGCGGGCGGCGGTGACGGGCGCCGCGGACATCCCGGTCGAATTGGTGCGCCGCATCCATGGCGAACTGCCGTTCCAGACGCTGATGACCGGTTACGGCCTGACCGAGGCGGGCAACGTGACCTTGTCCCGTCCCGGTGACTCGTTCGAGGACGTCGCCACGACCGCCGGGCTGCCGTGCGACGGGGTCGAGGTGCGAGTCGCCGAGGATGGCGAGGTGCTGGTGCGTGGCTACGGTGTCATGCAGGGTTATCTCGACGACCCGGCCGCCACCGCCCGGGCGATCGACGCCGACGGCTGGTTGCACACCGGCGATCTGGGGAGTCTCGATTGGTCTGGTCGGCTCCGGATCAACGGCCGCAAGAAGGACATGTACATCGTCGGCGGCTTCAACGCGTACCCGGCCGAGATCGAGGGCTTCCTGCTGAGCCACCCGGCCGTCGCGCAGGCTGCGGTCATCGGTGTACCCGACGAGCGGCTCGGGCAGGTCGGCAAGGCTTTCGTCGTCGCGAAAGACGCTGTCAGCGCTGAGGAATTGATCGCCTGGTGTCGCGAACGCATGGCGGGCTTCAAGGTGCCGCGGTCGGTGCAATTTCTCGAGGCGCTGCCCCTCAACGCCACTGGCAAGGTGGTCAAAGACCTATTGCGTTAG